In Leucoraja erinacea ecotype New England unplaced genomic scaffold, Leri_hhj_1 Leri_401S, whole genome shotgun sequence, one genomic interval encodes:
- the LOC129693725 gene encoding catechol O-methyltransferase A-like encodes MYALLFAVTSVITGCVVLYAVVPWLSRHRGTLALLWHDRVCAHARDWLTGTRQPQRMLKYVLENAVAGDPQSTVDTIDRFCKTAEWAMNVGDEKGVILDRVVLETRPRTALELGTYCGYSTVRIARLLEPGARLYTVEFNADTAKAAEQIISHAGVGDRVQLLVGSSWELIPELRERFGVEKLDFVFLDHWKESYTRDTKLLEDCELLRQGTVLLADNVICPGAPDYLEYVRHHSQYRSEYYPSHLEYTQAEDGLEKSVYLG; translated from the exons ATGTACGCGCTGCTGTTCGCAGTGACCTCCGTCATCACGGGCTGCGTGGTTCTCTACGCCGTCGTCCCGTGGCTGAGCCGGCACCGGGGCACGCTGGCGCTGCTGTGGCACGACCGCGTCTGCGCCCACGCGCGCGACTGGCTGACGGGCACCAGGCAGCCGCAGCGAATGCTGAAGTACGTGCTGGAGAACGCCGTGGCCGGAGACCCGCAGAGCACCGTGGACACCATCGACAGGTTCTGCAAGACCGCTGAGTGGGCCATGAACGTGGGCGATGAGAAAG GTGTGATTCTGGATCGGGTTGTGTTGGAGACAAGGCCAAGGACAGCGTTGGAACTGGGCACCTACTGTGGCTACTCCACTGTCCGTATCGCCAGGCTCCTGGAGCCCGGAGCTCGCCTCTACACCGTGGAGTTCAACGCTGACACGGCCAAGGCTGCGGAGCAGATAATCTCCCACGCTGGTGTGGGAGACCGA gtCCAGCTTCTGGTGGGCTCATCCTGGGAGCTGATTCCCGAACTCCGAGAGAGGTTTGGGGTGGAGAAGCTGGATTTTGTCTTTCTAGACCACTGGAAGGAGAGTTATACCCGGGATACCAAGCTCCTGGAG GACTGCGAGCTGCTCCGCCAAGGAACAGTCCTCCTTGCCGACAACGTCATTTGCCCCGGGGCCCCGGATTACCTGGAGTATGTACGTCACCACTCCCAGTATCGGAGCGAATACTACCCGTCCCACCTGGAGTACACACAGGCTGAAGATGGACTGGAGAAGTCGGTCTATTTGGGTTAA